The following proteins are encoded in a genomic region of Candidatus Poribacteria bacterium:
- a CDS encoding Gfo/Idh/MocA family oxidoreductase, with product METKQTVGIGIIGMGWMGMTHARAYRQISDRFHDSPLHPRLVICADDVAERTTEAKTRFGFERTTTDFRHVIDGKEVQVVNIAAPNSMHLEIVETAAAAGKHVFCEKPVGRNPAETKAIYAAAQRAGILTYVGYNYRWAPVVQYAHQLISEGKLGKLTHYRGRFFAGYASHPRAVLSWRFQKEIAGLGTLGDLLSHVIDMAHFIVGGIDSVVSQQETFIPERPIATAGTGTHFTLGGDGKMEAVTNEDYVGALVRFENGVRGTLEACRVITGPKCEMAFEVNGTDGALRWNFEQMNELEVYLPAEDGFPDGYTRVLSGPDHPFHSYFNPGPGVGLGYDDLKTIEAYQFLQAIHTGKQGNPSFREAAAVADVQTAIQTSWEEDQWISV from the coding sequence ATGGAGACCAAACAGACAGTTGGCATCGGCATTATCGGGATGGGATGGATGGGCATGACGCACGCCCGCGCATACCGCCAAATTAGTGATCGGTTCCACGACAGTCCCCTCCACCCCAGGCTTGTCATTTGTGCTGATGACGTTGCCGAGCGTACAACCGAGGCAAAAACACGTTTCGGATTTGAACGCACAACCACCGATTTCCGACACGTGATAGATGGCAAAGAGGTACAGGTCGTTAACATCGCCGCGCCGAATAGCATGCACCTTGAGATTGTTGAGACAGCAGCTGCCGCTGGAAAACACGTCTTCTGTGAGAAGCCTGTCGGACGGAATCCGGCTGAAACGAAGGCTATCTATGCCGCCGCACAGCGCGCAGGTATCCTAACCTATGTTGGTTATAACTACAGATGGGCACCCGTCGTCCAATACGCGCATCAACTGATTTCAGAGGGAAAACTCGGCAAACTCACCCACTACCGCGGTAGGTTTTTCGCTGGTTATGCGAGTCACCCGCGCGCAGTCCTTTCATGGCGGTTTCAGAAAGAGATAGCAGGATTGGGAACGCTGGGCGATCTGCTCTCCCACGTCATTGACATGGCGCACTTTATCGTCGGCGGTATCGACAGCGTCGTCTCACAACAGGAAACGTTCATCCCAGAACGTCCGATAGCGACAGCGGGGACCGGCACACACTTTACCCTCGGTGGTGATGGCAAAATGGAAGCGGTCACGAATGAAGATTACGTTGGGGCATTAGTCCGGTTTGAAAATGGGGTCCGCGGCACCTTGGAGGCTTGCAGAGTCATTACTGGACCAAAGTGTGAAATGGCGTTTGAAGTGAACGGTACAGACGGAGCGTTGCGCTGGAACTTTGAGCAAATGAACGAACTTGAGGTCTACCTACCCGCCGAGGACGGTTTTCCTGATGGGTACACACGCGTCTTAAGCGGTCCCGACCATCCATTCCACAGTTATTTCAATCCCGGTCCCGGCGTTGGATTAGGCTACGATGACCTAAAGACAATTGAAGCGTACCAGTTTTTACAAGCCATCCACACAGGAAAACAGGGAAATCCGAGTTTCCGAGAAGCCGCCGCTGTCGCCGATGTACAGACTGCTATCCAAACCTCATGGGAGGAGGATCAGTGGATTTCGGTATAA
- a CDS encoding UvrD-helicase domain-containing protein produces the protein MQLTPSQQKALNIDKHICVTAGAGSGKTTVLVERYLEILRSEKANPREIVAITFTDKAAAEMKERVIEKLNAEESIVDRGTILEQMNTAPISTIHAFCSRILREFPFQAGVPANFSILQGIDQKLLLQQILRETLKEIATNEEDKHRAELTRLLQRYGRRQDLEELFSGMVNQRDVIDHLIKEVYGNQNSEQLPDVWEHAIRAKSMSEDDVIEFIRCLNAALQRAKGKNVTLVIPFVQKLEMLPEKNSDAPEVMRLLKEIADLITIKSGDIAKTAFLGRGVKTSDIETEINFLVSAAEKIQNAPIIEEDGETDDDFLLSTTHDLLTLYTRILNNYQTAKLSQGTLDFNDLQLKTRDLLRDNKEIQQALVERHTYYMVDEYQDTNELQHELVMLLTNELKEANLFIVGDPKQSIYAFRGADVRVFKKTNQKIKDEEGEDIPLKENFRSLQDTVGFVNHFFQHLMGNETGAEFEVPFESLIKARSVDANGAIDIILGEKGDAAANEYTLIAQHIKNMNRNGETVWVRSENGGESERPIEYGDIAILIRSRTHLPDIEHALLEAGIPYLTTGGIGFYQRQEIYDIWNYLHFLNTPTEHHASLAGVLRGPAFGVSDTELYEISQQDGTSFWNKAQNYQAGSDNLGRAIDTLRRHIQIAHRMLVNQLIVTIVNETGMIGTLKTGKQGQQRWANYQKLLELARNFDGDESKQTLTDFIEFLDILITEEPREGQAPVELSRDAIQIMTIHAAKGLQFPVVILPCLDRGAETTREPFIDETLGIGFSPLNPDNNYKKTEPRIVDYMKNRANQKEYAEKKRLFYVGTTRAQDRLILSGSLSGTGKPRNILEWLYKHLGIGEEDNLLNLPFSLKVFPDSSQQSEAPMPADKTFDETTPVDFPEYPLPNLAPTDVSASFSVPELANYARCPLRYQLENVLRIPTNGQGESDPDENEMKAEVRYVLARIRQSSDLENLDMLIDHALENYPEATPESTVALRTYVNNFINSELGQNAFSASTIHTNQQIHADINGHIIDGRLDRIFKDETGNWQIINYETDKLQNLDTYRPEMELYSLLAHRRYPNQSTVIINLFFTEENRCEQIHFDMTQLQDVQEQWQKRISALQRGVYEKNLKHCCSCPYADSDGACIITEP, from the coding sequence ATGCAATTGACACCAAGCCAACAAAAAGCCCTTAATATAGACAAACATATCTGTGTAACCGCCGGTGCCGGTTCAGGAAAAACGACTGTATTGGTCGAACGTTACCTTGAAATCTTGCGAAGCGAGAAAGCAAACCCGCGAGAAATCGTCGCTATCACCTTCACAGATAAAGCCGCCGCTGAGATGAAGGAACGCGTTATTGAAAAACTTAATGCCGAAGAAAGCATTGTTGATCGCGGAACAATCCTTGAACAGATGAACACGGCACCCATCTCGACCATCCATGCATTCTGTTCACGTATCCTGAGAGAATTCCCATTCCAAGCCGGTGTGCCAGCCAATTTTAGCATCTTACAAGGCATCGATCAGAAACTCCTGCTACAGCAAATCCTTCGGGAAACCCTCAAGGAGATTGCCACAAACGAAGAAGATAAACACCGTGCGGAACTGACACGCCTGCTACAACGCTATGGCAGACGGCAAGATTTGGAAGAACTCTTTTCAGGGATGGTAAACCAGCGTGACGTAATTGATCATCTCATAAAAGAGGTTTACGGCAATCAAAATTCCGAACAGCTACCAGATGTTTGGGAACACGCCATTCGTGCAAAATCGATGTCGGAAGACGATGTTATCGAATTCATCCGGTGCCTAAATGCTGCCTTGCAGCGTGCGAAAGGGAAAAATGTTACATTGGTTATACCTTTCGTCCAAAAATTGGAAATGTTGCCTGAGAAAAACTCAGACGCACCTGAAGTGATGCGTCTACTGAAAGAAATCGCAGATCTAATTACAATTAAAAGTGGTGACATCGCGAAAACCGCTTTTCTGGGCAGAGGGGTCAAAACATCGGACATTGAAACCGAAATCAACTTTCTGGTATCGGCCGCGGAAAAGATTCAAAACGCTCCTATCATTGAGGAGGATGGCGAAACTGATGACGATTTTCTACTCAGCACAACCCATGATCTGCTCACCCTATATACCCGAATCCTCAATAATTACCAAACTGCCAAACTCTCTCAAGGCACCCTCGACTTCAATGACCTGCAGCTGAAAACCCGCGACCTTCTCCGCGACAACAAAGAAATCCAGCAAGCATTGGTTGAACGCCACACATACTACATGGTGGACGAATATCAGGATACAAATGAACTACAGCACGAATTGGTGATGCTGCTCACAAACGAACTCAAAGAAGCGAATCTCTTTATCGTAGGTGATCCGAAACAGAGCATTTACGCGTTTCGCGGTGCGGATGTCCGTGTGTTTAAAAAGACAAACCAAAAAATCAAAGACGAGGAAGGTGAAGACATCCCCCTCAAAGAGAATTTCCGTTCCCTGCAAGATACCGTCGGGTTTGTCAATCACTTTTTCCAGCACCTGATGGGCAACGAAACCGGAGCCGAATTTGAGGTGCCTTTTGAATCCCTTATTAAAGCGCGATCTGTTGACGCAAACGGTGCTATTGATATCATCCTCGGAGAGAAGGGTGACGCGGCAGCAAACGAATACACGCTGATCGCGCAGCACATCAAAAATATGAACAGGAACGGCGAAACGGTATGGGTGCGTAGCGAGAACGGCGGAGAATCAGAACGTCCGATTGAATACGGCGACATCGCTATACTCATCCGTAGCAGAACGCACCTTCCTGATATTGAGCATGCTTTACTTGAAGCAGGCATCCCCTACCTCACCACCGGTGGCATCGGTTTCTATCAACGCCAAGAAATCTACGATATCTGGAACTACCTCCATTTCCTCAATACACCTACAGAACATCACGCGTCCCTTGCTGGTGTTCTTCGCGGTCCTGCTTTCGGTGTCTCCGACACTGAACTCTATGAAATTTCACAGCAAGATGGAACAAGTTTCTGGAACAAAGCACAGAATTACCAAGCGGGTTCTGATAACCTCGGACGCGCAATAGACACTTTAAGAAGGCATATCCAGATTGCACATCGCATGCTTGTAAACCAACTCATTGTAACCATCGTTAATGAAACAGGAATGATTGGAACGCTGAAAACAGGAAAACAGGGGCAGCAGCGATGGGCAAATTACCAAAAACTCTTGGAACTCGCAAGAAATTTTGACGGAGACGAGAGCAAGCAAACCCTTACAGATTTCATCGAATTTCTGGACATCCTTATTACAGAAGAGCCTCGGGAAGGACAGGCTCCAGTGGAACTAAGCAGAGACGCAATCCAAATCATGACGATTCATGCCGCCAAGGGGCTTCAATTCCCCGTTGTGATACTTCCATGCCTTGACCGAGGTGCGGAAACGACGAGAGAACCCTTTATTGATGAAACACTTGGTATCGGTTTCAGTCCACTTAATCCGGACAACAATTACAAGAAAACCGAACCACGCATTGTTGACTATATGAAAAATCGGGCGAACCAAAAAGAGTATGCCGAAAAGAAGCGATTGTTCTATGTTGGGACGACACGCGCCCAGGACCGACTTATTTTATCAGGGAGTCTCTCTGGCACCGGTAAACCGCGGAACATACTTGAATGGCTTTATAAGCATCTCGGCATCGGTGAAGAAGACAATTTACTGAACTTACCCTTTAGCCTAAAGGTCTTTCCCGATAGCAGTCAACAATCTGAAGCCCCTATGCCAGCAGACAAAACTTTTGATGAAACAACACCCGTCGATTTTCCGGAGTATCCGTTACCGAATCTGGCACCAACCGATGTCTCTGCGTCCTTCTCTGTCCCCGAACTCGCTAACTATGCGCGCTGTCCGCTGCGGTATCAGTTGGAAAATGTCCTACGAATTCCAACGAACGGGCAAGGAGAATCGGATCCAGATGAAAATGAAATGAAGGCTGAGGTTCGCTACGTCCTCGCTCGAATAAGACAATCATCAGACTTAGAAAACCTTGATATGCTGATTGATCACGCACTTGAGAATTATCCCGAAGCAACGCCTGAATCTACAGTGGCACTTCGCACTTATGTTAATAATTTTATTAACTCTGAACTTGGACAAAATGCGTTCTCTGCATCCACAATTCACACCAATCAGCAAATCCACGCAGATATCAACGGACACATTATTGATGGCAGATTGGACAGGATTTTTAAAGATGAAACAGGAAATTGGCAGATAATCAATTACGAAACCGATAAACTTCAGAACTTAGATACATACCGTCCAGAAATGGAACTTTACAGTTTACTTGCACATCGGCGTTATCCAAATCAATCAACTGTGATAATTAATCTCTTCTTTACCGAAGAAAATCGGTGTGAACAGATACACTTCGACATGACACAATTGCAGGACGTTCAGGAACAGTGGCAGAAAAGAATATCCGCCCTGCAGCGCGGGGTTTACGAGAAAAACCTTAAACATTGCTGTTCCTGCCCGTATGCAGATTCGGATGGCGCGTGTATAATAACCGAACCCTAA
- a CDS encoding transporter substrate-binding domain-containing protein — MFLTAMLSGCERVQQIVAPQKVSAIETCTDGTRVLKVGFYAYFAPISYSAEEDPASTAFNTHLGYEADLLSALEAMKGTGLTFSRRAIAEWDGIWLKSAEPTYDIIGGGITILESRTQDVTGTPLITFTSGHIKFRQTLLVRAADAERLSSHAALNSGVRVGALSGTTGEARLLQLTKLVDEDGILMSGTRIEMDDGTLVVSDGTAAYTITAARSSPNLIGRRHLYPPTANMPQVIYLGDELGESELLDALAAGSIDAIARGEIGNQNTVHASNGAFVITAFDEQVEYGGFTLALEDTALAACIDKKLNYLTNNKSIGYGEWLQDPLVFIKRAEQWNIETE, encoded by the coding sequence ATGTTTTTAACAGCGATGCTTTCAGGGTGTGAGCGGGTTCAACAAATTGTCGCACCACAAAAAGTATCCGCGATTGAAACTTGCACAGACGGAACCCGCGTGCTGAAGGTCGGCTTTTATGCCTATTTCGCGCCTATTAGTTACAGTGCCGAAGAAGACCCCGCTTCGACTGCGTTCAATACGCATCTTGGATACGAAGCAGATTTATTGAGTGCCCTTGAAGCGATGAAAGGAACAGGTTTGACGTTTTCTCGCAGGGCTATCGCTGAATGGGATGGCATCTGGCTGAAGTCTGCTGAACCGACGTATGATATTATCGGCGGCGGCATCACGATTCTGGAATCTCGGACACAGGACGTGACAGGGACACCGCTTATCACTTTTACGTCCGGACATATCAAGTTTCGGCAAACACTTCTGGTTCGCGCTGCGGATGCGGAACGTCTCTCTTCGCATGCTGCTCTCAATAGCGGAGTCCGTGTTGGGGCACTTTCTGGCACAACAGGAGAAGCGCGTTTACTTCAACTCACAAAACTTGTGGATGAAGACGGCATCCTCATGTCCGGAACCCGGATTGAAATGGATGACGGCACTCTGGTGGTTTCCGACGGCACAGCAGCTTATACGATTACAGCCGCGAGGTCATCTCCAAATCTGATAGGGAGGCGACATCTCTATCCACCTACGGCAAACATGCCGCAAGTCATCTATCTTGGCGACGAATTGGGGGAGTCGGAGTTGCTTGATGCGCTTGCTGCGGGCAGTATTGACGCAATCGCGAGGGGTGAGATTGGAAACCAGAACACTGTGCATGCCTCAAATGGGGCGTTTGTTATCACCGCATTTGATGAACAGGTAGAATATGGAGGATTTACGCTCGCTCTTGAAGATACTGCTCTTGCCGCCTGTATTGATAAAAAACTTAATTATCTGACAAACAACAAAAGCATTGGTTATGGAGAGTGGTTACAGGATCCGTTGGTATTCATAAAACGTGCCGAGCAATGGAATATCGAGACGGAATAG
- a CDS encoding CRTAC1 family protein encodes MEKKIGRFFDLETRGLILPFFLPSIPKLIANIIFCCLLISLNAAAQNLPPPGNIKFTNITQAAGIDFIHNTGAFGKKYLPETMGSGCAFIDYDNDGWQDILLVNGKDWEGKSTQKRQTMALYRNNRDNTFTDVTETAGLTTPLYGMGVAVADYDNDGDSDIYISTLETDRLFQNNGDGTFVDVTEVAGINNPGFGTSCAWFDYNKDGHLDLYVANYVEWSIENDLFCTLDGINKSYCTPESYTGQSSKLFRNRGNGTFTDVSRIARIEDNTSKSLGVCIFDYNADGLLDIFEANDTQPNKLYQNNGDGTFIEAGMLTGIAYNESGVATGAMGIDAADYDRTGKESLVIGNFSNEMLNLYHNEGDFFIDDAPAAHIGNATLLTLTFACFFFDFDLDGNLDIFTANGHVENDINAIQSQVTYAQPPHLFHNDSHGKFTEAVHKVGADLAKPMVGRGAAYGDIDNDGDWDLLVTTSNGPAHLFRNDGGNLNAWIKVQLVGQASNRDGIGAEIRVTSTLGTQTRTVKSGSSYCSQSELTAIFGINDDTIIETIEVKWPSGAISTRKNVKPNQHIRIEEDAQ; translated from the coding sequence ATGGAAAAGAAGATTGGAAGGTTCTTCGATTTGGAGACTCGGGGTCTCATCCTACCCTTCTTCCTACCTTCCATTCCCAAACTAATAGCCAATATAATATTTTGCTGCCTACTCATTTCCCTCAATGCTGCTGCACAAAACTTGCCGCCCCCTGGTAATATAAAATTTACCAACATCACACAAGCAGCAGGCATCGACTTCATCCATAACACCGGTGCCTTCGGCAAGAAATACCTCCCTGAAACAATGGGTTCAGGATGCGCCTTCATAGATTACGACAACGACGGATGGCAGGACATCCTACTCGTCAATGGAAAGGATTGGGAAGGCAAGTCAACCCAGAAGCGGCAAACGATGGCACTCTATCGCAACAACCGAGACAACACCTTCACCGATGTCACCGAAACCGCGGGTCTCACCACACCCCTCTATGGCATGGGTGTCGCTGTCGCCGATTATGATAACGATGGCGATTCGGATATCTATATCAGCACCCTTGAAACTGACCGACTCTTCCAAAACAACGGCGATGGCACCTTTGTTGATGTCACAGAAGTCGCCGGTATCAATAACCCGGGCTTCGGTACAAGTTGCGCATGGTTCGACTACAATAAGGATGGACATCTTGACCTCTACGTCGCGAACTACGTTGAATGGAGCATAGAAAACGACCTGTTCTGTACCCTCGATGGCATCAATAAATCCTACTGCACCCCTGAATCCTACACAGGCCAGTCCAGCAAACTCTTCAGAAATCGAGGCAACGGCACATTCACCGATGTCTCTCGTATCGCACGCATTGAGGATAACACGAGTAAATCACTCGGTGTTTGCATCTTCGATTACAATGCCGATGGCTTACTGGATATCTTTGAGGCAAACGACACACAACCCAACAAACTCTATCAGAACAACGGCGACGGCACCTTTATTGAAGCTGGAATGCTCACGGGAATTGCCTATAACGAAAGCGGTGTCGCAACCGGTGCAATGGGCATTGATGCCGCAGACTATGATCGCACCGGCAAAGAAAGCCTCGTGATCGGCAACTTCTCCAACGAAATGCTCAACCTCTATCACAACGAAGGCGATTTTTTCATTGATGACGCGCCTGCCGCACATATCGGAAATGCAACCTTATTGACGCTCACTTTCGCATGCTTCTTCTTCGACTTCGATCTCGACGGAAACCTCGACATCTTCACCGCCAACGGACACGTTGAAAACGACATCAACGCCATCCAGAGCCAAGTTACCTATGCGCAACCGCCGCATCTATTTCATAACGACTCTCACGGCAAATTCACCGAGGCAGTCCACAAAGTTGGTGCGGATTTGGCAAAGCCGATGGTCGGGAGAGGCGCAGCTTATGGCGATATCGACAACGACGGCGACTGGGACCTGCTCGTTACGACTTCCAACGGACCCGCACATCTCTTCCGAAACGACGGAGGAAATCTTAACGCGTGGATTAAGGTACAACTCGTCGGACAAGCAAGCAATCGCGACGGAATTGGCGCGGAGATCCGCGTAACTTCCACACTCGGAACACAAACACGAACCGTTAAGAGCGGCTCCAGCTACTGCTCACAGAGTGAACTCACAGCCATCTTCGGCATAAACGATGATACTATTATCGAAACCATTGAAGTGAAGTGGCCCAGCGGTGCTATCAGCACGCGCAAGAACGTCAAACCGAATCAACACATTCGTATTGAGGAAGATGCTCAATAG